Proteins encoded by one window of Candidatus Methylomirabilis sp.:
- a CDS encoding chemotaxis protein CheD, translating to MRHKAQVTIHIGGVFATGEPTVIKTLLGSCIAACLLDPVAGVGGMNHFMLPSTLNGDADGNLSRFGVHAMELLIGQIQKLGGERARVQAKVFGGGHVLQIAESVNGVPQQNIRFIRNFLRTEGIPLLAHDLGGCVARHVLFDTGSGKVRMKRLSRATRLTTVAERDHEAQAERETKQYGEITLFDD from the coding sequence CATTCACATCGGTGGCGTTTTTGCCACCGGGGAGCCGACCGTGATCAAGACCCTGTTGGGGTCCTGCATCGCGGCCTGTCTTCTGGATCCTGTGGCCGGCGTCGGTGGAATGAATCACTTCATGTTGCCCAGCACGCTGAATGGCGACGCCGACGGAAATCTCTCCCGGTTTGGTGTCCACGCCATGGAACTGCTCATCGGACAGATCCAGAAGCTGGGAGGGGAACGCGCCCGGGTGCAGGCCAAGGTCTTCGGCGGGGGCCATGTTTTGCAGATCGCCGAGTCGGTCAACGGGGTACCGCAGCAGAACATCCGGTTTATTCGAAACTTCTTGCGCACAGAGGGAATCCCGTTGTTGGCCCACGATCTGGGGGGCTGTGTTGCGCGGCACGTTCTCTTTGATACCGGATCTGGAAAGGTCAGAATGAAACGCCTCTCGAGGGCGACTAGACTGACGACCGTGGCGGAGCGGGATCACGAGGCACAGGCGGAGCGAGAAACGAAACAGTATGGGGAAATTACGCTCTTTGATGATTGA
- a CDS encoding chemotaxis response regulator protein-glutamate methylesterase, with product MSKKIRALIVDDSALMRQMLTVLLQRGHRIEVVGAAADPFIAREKIKALNPDVLTLDVEMPRMDGLTFLEKLMRARPMPVVMVSSLTEAGCETALRALELGALDFITKPTVDIREHMDDIAEEIVAKVLAAASARILPRGRCGPSAVIREAAALAPAPAAMIRTTDRVIAVGASTGGTEALKEFLMMLPANSPGIVIVQHMPEKFTKSFAERCDQLCTIRVKEAQDGDRVLAGHAFIAPGNYHMALRRNGAQYFVNVYSAPPVNRHRPSVDVLFESAAECAGRNAVGVIMTGMGADGAKGLLEMKQAGARTIAQNEATCVVFGMPKEAIALGAADHVIALPLIARKALELAEA from the coding sequence ATGAGTAAGAAAATTCGCGCACTGATCGTGGACGATTCGGCGCTGATGCGCCAGATGCTGACCGTCCTACTCCAGCGGGGCCACCGGATCGAGGTAGTGGGAGCGGCAGCCGATCCCTTCATTGCCCGGGAGAAGATCAAAGCGCTGAATCCCGACGTCCTGACACTGGACGTCGAGATGCCTCGGATGGACGGACTCACATTTTTGGAGAAGCTCATGCGAGCCCGCCCCATGCCGGTGGTGATGGTCTCGTCGCTTACCGAGGCGGGGTGCGAGACGGCCCTCCGCGCCCTGGAACTCGGAGCATTGGATTTCATCACGAAGCCCACAGTGGATATTCGTGAGCACATGGATGATATTGCTGAGGAGATCGTCGCCAAGGTCCTCGCGGCGGCATCGGCGCGAATTCTTCCACGGGGCAGGTGTGGACCGAGCGCCGTCATCCGGGAGGCTGCGGCCCTGGCGCCTGCTCCTGCGGCGATGATCAGAACGACGGATCGGGTCATTGCCGTGGGGGCATCCACAGGAGGGACCGAAGCGCTGAAGGAGTTTTTGATGATGTTGCCCGCAAACTCGCCAGGGATCGTCATCGTTCAGCACATGCCGGAGAAATTCACAAAATCGTTCGCGGAACGTTGCGATCAGCTCTGCACGATTCGGGTCAAGGAGGCGCAGGATGGTGATCGCGTGCTTGCCGGCCATGCCTTTATCGCACCCGGCAACTATCACATGGCCCTGCGGCGCAACGGCGCCCAATACTTCGTCAATGTCTACTCCGCGCCGCCGGTCAATCGGCATCGCCCCTCGGTCGATGTCCTGTTCGAATCGGCGGCCGAGTGCGCGGGACGGAACGCCGTCGGTGTGATTATGACCGGGATGGGGGCGGATGGTGCCAAGGGCCTTCTCGAGATGAAACAGGCCGGGGCGCGCACCATCGCCCAGAACGAGGCGACCTGCGTCGTCTTCGGAATGCCGAAAGAGGCGATCGCCCTGGGCGCTGCAGATCATGTGATCGCCCTCCCCCTGATCGCCCGCAAGGCTCTGGAGTTGGCAGAGGCGTAA
- a CDS encoding response regulator: MGKDTILVIDDDEQIRESLGQYLELLGHRVKSAPDAQAALQHVRQGVDLVLTDQRLPATSGLELIREIRKLNLQVPFVLMTGFPDIGTVQEARGLGVSAFLKKPLDLKDLGHRVDDLLGKPDTDRFYGTILVLSKGLADTMEEKLTWGETYIYEGEEEANQGLEAIHREKPVAILGDVKSPFTLSLLDEYRRRKQDQAAFLIAGDESDLDLITEALFKRKADGAVTVGDTADNIKAHIVDCVKRLEGGKEKQRRTKDTLIERCMYARSFQRGRYCTYQGPCASREGWVVINGVDHQKCGKKPLQFGDWNQVGLYIWPHGVVTLEKVHDARREVIAMIKLGKKAIVFDLTSVKELHVNLLETLADLYEELMTTYHDGVMTVINLDQQLDSEFREFSQTQGIRLVL; encoded by the coding sequence ATGGGGAAGGACACGATCCTTGTTATTGACGATGATGAGCAGATCAGGGAGTCGCTTGGGCAATACCTGGAGTTGCTGGGCCACCGGGTCAAATCGGCTCCGGATGCGCAAGCGGCGCTCCAGCATGTGCGCCAGGGGGTAGATCTGGTGCTGACGGACCAGCGGCTTCCGGCGACGAGCGGTCTCGAATTGATCCGGGAGATCCGGAAGCTGAATCTTCAGGTGCCCTTTGTCCTGATGACCGGCTTTCCCGACATCGGGACTGTTCAGGAGGCCAGGGGGCTCGGCGTCTCCGCATTCCTGAAGAAGCCCCTAGATCTGAAGGACCTAGGCCATCGAGTTGACGACCTCCTGGGAAAGCCGGACACAGACCGCTTCTACGGTACGATCCTTGTGCTCTCCAAAGGGTTAGCCGACACCATGGAGGAGAAGCTTACGTGGGGCGAGACCTATATCTATGAGGGAGAGGAAGAGGCCAACCAGGGGCTGGAGGCCATCCACCGTGAAAAGCCGGTGGCGATTCTCGGCGACGTGAAGAGCCCGTTTACCCTCTCGCTTCTCGACGAGTACCGGAGGCGAAAGCAGGATCAGGCCGCGTTCCTGATCGCGGGCGATGAAAGCGACCTCGACCTGATCACCGAGGCTCTGTTTAAGCGGAAGGCTGATGGGGCTGTGACGGTGGGCGATACTGCCGATAACATCAAAGCGCACATCGTCGACTGCGTGAAGCGGTTGGAGGGTGGGAAGGAGAAGCAACGCCGGACCAAGGACACGCTCATCGAGCGCTGCATGTATGCTCGTTCCTTCCAGCGGGGGCGGTACTGTACCTATCAGGGTCCGTGCGCCTCTCGGGAGGGCTGGGTCGTGATCAACGGAGTTGATCATCAGAAGTGTGGCAAAAAGCCGCTGCAGTTTGGAGACTGGAACCAGGTGGGGTTGTACATCTGGCCGCATGGTGTGGTGACGCTCGAGAAGGTGCACGATGCGAGACGGGAGGTCATCGCCATGATCAAACTCGGCAAGAAAGCGATCGTTTTTGACCTGACAAGCGTCAAGGAGCTTCATGTGAATCTCCTGGAGACGCTCGCGGACCTTTACGAGGAACTGATGACGACCTACCATGATGGCGTGATGACTGTGATTAACCTCGACCAGCAGCTTGACAGCGAGTTTCGGGAGTTCAGCCAGACCCAGGGGATCAGGCTCGTCCTCTGA
- a CDS encoding flagellar motor protein, with translation MDVGILGGLAIGFLAIAGSVLLDGGELRAFLNLSAFLIIFGGTMGATMVTTSLQDMFRLPRLVKRALFPGVSLKPDEVIATLVDFAQTARKEGVLALQDRMPAGGVDPFLIKGLELVIDGADETIVREIMQAEIHSMKSRHTKGIEIFGIMGGYAPTMGIIGTVMGLVHVLSRLGEGTDSLGRGIAVAFLATFYGIFSANVLFLPMSGNLKVKSEEETHMREVMMEGILGIQSGLNPHMLEQKLRSFFASKAS, from the coding sequence ATGGACGTCGGCATCCTGGGTGGCCTTGCTATTGGATTCCTGGCGATCGCAGGCTCCGTCCTGCTGGACGGAGGAGAGCTGCGCGCATTCCTAAACCTCTCGGCTTTTCTGATCATTTTTGGCGGGACCATGGGTGCGACTATGGTGACCACCTCGCTTCAAGACATGTTCAGGCTGCCGCGACTCGTGAAGCGGGCCCTGTTCCCTGGGGTATCACTGAAACCGGATGAGGTGATCGCGACCCTTGTGGACTTTGCCCAGACGGCCAGAAAAGAGGGGGTATTAGCGCTTCAGGATAGGATGCCTGCGGGAGGCGTGGATCCCTTTCTGATCAAGGGGCTCGAACTGGTCATCGACGGCGCGGACGAGACAATCGTGCGAGAGATTATGCAGGCCGAGATCCACTCGATGAAGTCCCGCCATACAAAAGGGATCGAGATCTTCGGGATCATGGGCGGCTACGCCCCGACCATGGGGATCATCGGTACGGTCATGGGATTGGTCCATGTTCTGAGCAGGCTCGGGGAGGGAACGGATAGTCTCGGTCGGGGGATCGCCGTCGCCTTCCTCGCCACATTCTACGGAATCTTCAGTGCGAATGTCCTGTTCCTTCCGATGTCGGGGAATCTCAAAGTCAAGAGCGAAGAGGAGACCCATATGCGCGAAGTCATGATGGAGGGAATCCTGGGGATCCAGTCAGGGCTCAATCCCCACATGCTGGAGCAGAAGCTCCGATCGTTTTTCGCGTCTAAGGCGTCATGA
- a CDS encoding flagellar motor protein MotB: MVGNGHDGGGGLRWLLTYADMITLLLAFFIILYASSRVDAKKYTDMVSSIRTAFGVPLPPRSVVRAGDGGEKLLPFPDTVGMLVQQLSVQLEEEIKTGSVEIERNEKGVILRLQETVLFDLSSATLSAEAKRILDKIAPSLLNVPNVIEVEGHTDNLPIRSPIFPSNWELSVGRATAVIRHLVEIHRFPPGRLAARGMADNQPLAPNDPVRGNIRNRRVELHIQTPT; the protein is encoded by the coding sequence ATGGTAGGAAACGGACATGACGGAGGCGGAGGGCTGCGGTGGCTGCTGACCTATGCTGACATGATCACTCTGCTCCTGGCCTTCTTTATTATCCTATACGCGTCGTCCAGGGTGGACGCCAAGAAATATACCGACATGGTCTCATCGATCCGAACAGCCTTTGGCGTCCCGCTGCCGCCGCGATCGGTTGTACGGGCGGGGGATGGCGGAGAGAAGCTGCTGCCGTTTCCAGATACGGTAGGCATGCTGGTGCAGCAGTTGAGCGTGCAGTTGGAGGAAGAGATCAAGACAGGGAGCGTGGAGATTGAGCGAAACGAAAAGGGAGTCATCCTCCGCCTTCAGGAGACCGTCCTCTTTGATCTGAGCAGTGCGACCCTTTCTGCTGAGGCGAAAAGGATCCTGGACAAGATCGCCCCTTCCCTGCTCAATGTTCCTAATGTCATTGAGGTCGAGGGGCATACCGACAATCTCCCCATCCGGTCGCCCATCTTCCCCAGTAACTGGGAGTTGTCGGTTGGACGCGCCACTGCGGTGATCCGGCATCTTGTGGAGATCCATCGATTCCCCCCGGGCCGCTTGGCGGCTCGGGGGATGGCAGACAATCAGCCTCTGGCGCCCAACGACCCTGTGCGGGGCAATATACGGAATCGCCGGGTGGAGTTGCACATTCAGACACCGACATAA
- a CDS encoding protein phosphatase CheZ, which yields MSGDTYNEEQQGDLHELVEAARRMADGKFREIVAVQAKGEIGRLAYYINQTMHNLQQLDPAVGGSSRSLPQMSGQLSEVVKTTEQASMRVLNEIDQMVEEQMAVEKGLRQLATLLEVEQTHDPQRGAALQTLAEIRQRHSRTQGRALEIMSAMEFQDITAQHIQKSIALITEVENRLLRLVVLFNLPPNGQDENEVDGKWKALGEFAAASKSGEMDQEMVDRLLAEFGQKTR from the coding sequence ATGTCAGGTGATACATACAATGAGGAACAGCAAGGCGATCTCCATGAACTCGTTGAGGCGGCCCGAAGAATGGCCGACGGGAAGTTTCGGGAGATCGTCGCGGTCCAGGCTAAGGGTGAAATAGGCCGATTGGCCTATTATATCAATCAAACCATGCATAACCTGCAGCAACTCGATCCGGCAGTGGGGGGCAGTTCGCGGAGTCTGCCGCAAATGAGCGGGCAACTGTCGGAGGTGGTTAAGACCACAGAGCAGGCGTCCATGCGGGTGCTGAATGAGATTGACCAAATGGTAGAGGAACAGATGGCGGTGGAGAAGGGCCTTCGGCAGCTCGCGACGCTGCTGGAGGTAGAGCAAACGCACGATCCTCAACGGGGAGCAGCCTTGCAGACGCTGGCGGAGATACGGCAGCGCCATAGCCGTACCCAAGGCCGGGCGTTGGAGATCATGTCGGCCATGGAATTCCAGGACATCACAGCCCAACACATCCAGAAAAGCATCGCTCTGATCACCGAGGTGGAGAACCGACTGCTGCGCCTGGTAGTCCTGTTCAATCTCCCGCCGAATGGACAAGACGAGAACGAGGTGGATGGTAAGTGGAAGGCATTGGGGGAATTCGCCGCAGCCTCGAAATCCGGGGAGATGGATCAGGAGATGGTGGACCGGCTCCTGGCCGAGTTCGGCCAGAAGACGCGATAA